Genomic segment of Candidatus Omnitrophota bacterium:
TTGGAGTGTGTTTTTTGGCAGCATCGGTAGGCTCAGCGGTGATATTGACGGACGGGATGGTAAAGTTCAAGAAGGCCTCGGCAGAGGTGATAAACGTCACCGGCTCCGCCGAGAAGAGGATAACATCGGATTACGCGGTCTGGACGGCCGAGTTCTCGGCGC
This window contains:
- a CDS encoding SIMPL domain-containing protein (The SIMPL domain is named for its presence in mouse protein SIMPL (signalling molecule that associates with mouse pelle-like kinase). Bacterial member BP26, from Brucella, was shown to assemble into a channel-like structure, while YggE from E. coli has been associated with resistance to oxidative stress.) gives rise to the protein MAASVGSAVILTDGMVKFKKASAEVINVTGSAEKRITSDYAVWTAEFSARDPQMKAAFARLKEDTAKVRAYLASKGMAEGEMIVSQVETAVIY